The sequence below is a genomic window from Natronocella acetinitrilica.
AACAGGTTCGCGCCAATGCTCGCCGTTCGGCCCGGCTGGTACCTGTGGAGAGTCCATGAACACGGCAAGTCCTAAAGAGACTGCGTTTCCCGACTGGCTTGCGGTGCTGCGGGAGGGCCTGGCCATGGGGCGTCAGCGTCGCCTGGTCTGCCTTGCGGGTCGCCGCGACTGGGCGTTATCGCTGGCCGCGGAGTTGGCGCCGGTTGAGAGCGGGCTCTGGGTCGGTGATGATGAGACGGCTCCGCCCAACTGGCCTAGCTCTCAGGCCACTGGAGCCCGGGACTGCCTCGGATCTGAGCTTGATCTCGCCGCCTGGGATGCCTGGGCCGGGCTGGATCCCGACGGCTTCGGTGCCCTGAGTGGTGCGATTCGCGCCGGCGGCGTCCTGATACTGTGCTGTCCGCCACTGGATGACTGGCCGCATTACGCGGATCCGGAGCATGTCCGACTGGCGGTGGAAGGCTACCCGATGGCGTCCATCTCCGGTCGCTTTCTCGCCCGATTCGCTCGCTGTCTCAGGGAAGACGAGGACGTCCTGGTTGTCCGCGAGGGGGCGCCACTTCCGCCGTTGCCGGCGGCACCGGTGGAGGCGGTCGATGATCCGCAGTGCTACGTCGAACAGGGCCTGGCAATCGAGGAAGTCTGCCGCGTGGCAGGTGGGCGCCGCCGACGGCCTCTGGTGCTGACCGCCGACAGAGGGCGGGGCAAGTCAGCAGCGCTGGGCTTTGCCGCTGCCCGCCTGCACAAGCAGATGCCGCAGGCACGCATCCTCCTGACGGCCCCGCGACACGAGCAATGCGAAGCGGTATACCGCTTCGCCGGTGCGGCCGCGCCAATCTATGTTTCTCCGGCGGACCTGCTGGAGCAGACGCCACCGGCGGATCTGCTCCTGGTTGACGAAGCGGCAGGGATCGCGCCCGACATCCTTCAGGCGCTGTTGTTGCGCTACAACCGCATCGTCTTCTCCACCACCGTTCACGGCTACGAGGGAACCGGGCGCGGATTCTCGCTGCGTTTCCGTTCAGCACTGGACCGCGACGCGCCGGGTTGGCGGCAGCTTGAACTCCGGGAGCCCATGCGATGGGCCGCAGATGATCCCCTGGAGCGGCTCACATTCTCATGCCTGCTGCTGAACGCGGAGTTGCCGGAAGCGCCAGCGGTTGGTAGCGCCGACCGCCTGCGTTGCCGGTTGCTGGACCGGGACGCGCTGCTCGCCGATGAGCCCCTGCTTCGCCAGGTGTTCGGTTTGCTGGTGCAGGCCCACTACCGCACCCGGCCCATGGACCTGCGCCATCTGCTCGATGGTCCCAATCTCAGCGTGCACCTTGCGGCCATGGCGGATCAGGTCGTGGGCATCGCGCTTGTGGCGGAAGAGGGCGGCTTTCCGCCGGAACTTGCGGAGGCCATCTGGACCGGTCGGCGACGGCCCCAGGGACACCTGCTTCCACAGTCCCTGGCCGCCCACGTTGGTGTGCGGCAAGGTGCCGCTCTGCGCGGGCTGCGGATCATGCGTATTGCTGTCCATCCGGACTGTCGGCGTCGGGGTGTTGGTTCTGCCTTGCTTGGCAGTCTCGTGGAGGCGGCGGAGGCAAACAGCCTCGACATGATCGGTTCAAGCTTCGGTGTGACCCCGGACCTGCTGACCTTCTGGTGGAGCAACGGCTTCCTGCCCTTGCGTGTAGGCATGCGTCGCGACGCCGCCAGTGGTACCCACTCCCTGCTGGTAGCCCGGTCTATCAGTGATGCTGCCCGGGAACGGGTTGCGGAGGGTCGGCATCGCTTCCGTCGGGAATTGCCATTACACCTTCAGGACACGCTGTCCACGCTTGCCTGGGACGTCTGTGACGGCGTGCTGGGGCAACTGGGGGAGGCCGGCAGCCCGCCCGGCGGGCAGGACTGGCTTGACGCGGCC
It includes:
- a CDS encoding tRNA(Met) cytidine acetyltransferase TmcA, which encodes MNTASPKETAFPDWLAVLREGLAMGRQRRLVCLAGRRDWALSLAAELAPVESGLWVGDDETAPPNWPSSQATGARDCLGSELDLAAWDAWAGLDPDGFGALSGAIRAGGVLILCCPPLDDWPHYADPEHVRLAVEGYPMASISGRFLARFARCLREDEDVLVVREGAPLPPLPAAPVEAVDDPQCYVEQGLAIEEVCRVAGGRRRRPLVLTADRGRGKSAALGFAAARLHKQMPQARILLTAPRHEQCEAVYRFAGAAAPIYVSPADLLEQTPPADLLLVDEAAGIAPDILQALLLRYNRIVFSTTVHGYEGTGRGFSLRFRSALDRDAPGWRQLELREPMRWAADDPLERLTFSCLLLNAELPEAPAVGSADRLRCRLLDRDALLADEPLLRQVFGLLVQAHYRTRPMDLRHLLDGPNLSVHLAAMADQVVGIALVAEEGGFPPELAEAIWTGRRRPQGHLLPQSLAAHVGVRQGAALRGLRIMRIAVHPDCRRRGVGSALLGSLVEAAEANSLDMIGSSFGVTPDLLTFWWSNGFLPLRVGMRRDAASGTHSLLVARSISDAARERVAEGRHRFRRELPLHLQDTLSTLAWDVCDGVLGQLGEAGSPPGGQDWLDAAAFASTCRAYEASLASLHTLAWWALVERAARHSLTERHRAVFILKLLQGRSWRDTARSLGLSGRGEVIAVLKEAVLELVHHHGPSSVREFPAVWQAQRPDSENC